The sequence TTTTATTCTCCTGAGTCCTAAAcactcaaaattttaaaaaggtatGTCCTCAATCTATTTCCTTTATTTGTATTCCACGGACCATGAACAACTCCATCATGTGTAAGACAGAGTATTCGCATTCCATTTCACGGCTCTTTAGACTTTGTGAATTTGAAGTCATAGGTTGTACACATGGTAATCATCattagtaaatttttttttcgaccaattttttttttttagaattaatCTGTCACCTCTAAGGATTAGGACCAAATTAACCCATAATATATAATTAGTTTCATGCTTTATGATCAAAACAGATTAATAATTGATCGTCTAAGTTTTAGCGTATAAAACAGTTTTTGCCAATCAGTTCCTAAACAGGTTAAAACTAATATGGGAACACACTATCAGTACTCACAATttagggaaaaggctgggtatACTAGTTGTATACCCAAATCtatatctatctctcttctcctcttcgaAAAGTCCTCTGTGCCCCTTCCATCACAGCCCTCTTATTTGATTGAATCTCTAGCACTAGGAAAGCCATTGGCATACCAACCTCATCCCCACAATTTATTAGCCTTGTTGCTCTAGTGACATCATATCCCCTTTCCCACGGGTCATGCTGGATCATCTGCTGAAATGTTGCAacaaattaagattttttttttggtagcaaaATTAAGATGTAAATAGAAAGATAAAGCTACTAAAATTCAtttaatcaattaaaaaaaaggttaatCTGTTTGTCATTTTGGCGGTTACAATATAagttgtaatctctcttttatgTCCAATAGATAATCATTATTCTTGCCACTTTAAAGATTAAACTGTTATTTCACTTTTAgtgaattgaataaaaatttattaaaagttTGTATTTTATGGGTATTAAGGTAAATCTACTGTCACGAAAACAATAGAGGGAGTGTTGGTTATTCACTTTTCCTAGGTGGAAAAGAACTTCTTGTAATTTACACATTAGGAcatgtttcttaattatttgttttttataccATATGAatgactttatttataatttaacttcaaattattttcaaatttcaaatacaTTCTTGATCTATAACAAATTACATGTGAATGAAATATTAGTTTTGCCTCTCCGAAACAGATTGGTTCTTTCACCAAGAATTGGAAATTGGATAGCTCAATCgcttgatttggattggaattagtGGTCATAAATATTGATTTCTGACTATAAGAAACCATAACCTAGATTTCATTATTTCGAATAAAATGATAGGATGATTGCCCTAAgttaaattatataaattaggGTTAAAATCAGAGCCGATTTGAGTTGGGCTAGATTAGGCCTGGTTAAAGCACAATATTATATGATCCAGCTCATCTCTATAATTAGCATTGCCGAGATCACTGGGATGGTTATATTCTTATGTGAAAAGTGTTATTGGGTTTGCAGTAGAATATGTGTAGATTGAATGGAGTAAGTATTTTGGATATCCTATTTAATAAGGAAAGGGGTACAAAtcagtcatatttttttttattgcaatctACCTATGTCACTAATTCATAATTGTTATGTGAGAGATCTAAATTGAATCATATCACTAATCTAAAATAGGTAAAAGTTTACAATTAATCCTCCTTCCATACACATCCTTTCCTTGATATcagatttaaaaatattttttttgaattagaCTTGGATATTGGGAATTGGGGAAGACAAATCACGTGGATGATGCATGATCTTAGTAATAGGTTGAACTCTCGCAATATGAAATCAAACCCAGCGATTTTCTTGTGTAACTATAACTTTTCTCGATCTCCTTCAAAGAAAGTTCAATCTCTGGTTTTACTGCTCCGACGAGTTAAgcatatcattatttttttggtgaaagagttaaaacagaaaagtgaataaagaagaagattggGATGGGATCTTGGGGTCGGATTTCCTATTATACCCTTGAACTAAAGGGATGAATTTGGGAAAAGGAAATCAATTATTAGTGGTCAATTAATATTATGAAATTACATCAATTACCCTCTATTAAAATTGAACTAAACTATCTATTAGGGTATCTAATGTCTGGTTACAAATTTTGTTTGTAACCTGCTTGGTTACAAATAgatggacaaaaaaaaaaaacaccgtTTGTATGATATGTATATAATATCAttttctgattaaaaaaaaaaaacatttcataTCACATAACAATCTACTAAAAGCTAACGAAGTTATGGTGTGCTAAGTGCCTAAGCCTATCctcaccaagaggtcttgaATTCGAGCCTCATGGTCGTTTCCTTCCATGTGTTGATATTTCTACAAGTGCAAAAACCACTTCTGTTAAAGTTTGCAGAAATTTTAACGTTAAGTTACGTTTGGTAATCATTCAATTTCAGaaatgacgtttcgtgtcaaaaacacaattttcagttttaggaATAATTATcatagttgttcactttttttttttttttttttgtatttgaaacaaaaccaaaatgaagaaacaaagttTCATCCTTCaatcattttgtgtttctaatgttttttttctttttcgtttcaaaaaaataaaaaaatacccaaTTGACACCAagctctttattttattttttattctcataaataaagaaaacatcAAAAACGTTTTTCTGAAGGACTACCAAACGCCGCTTTACTCTTTCTTGTTAAGGATCCAAATACCCaaaaagcgagagagagagagagagagagagagagagagagagagagagagagagagagagagagagagagagagagagagagagagagtatataaTGGAGGGTGGGCCGTTTGAACAGTGTGGGTGATGGTGGGTGTGCGACGAGTGAGACTTGCAGCGATGCCAATAGAATAACAGAAGGAAAACCAGCAAAAAGGCTTGAAGTCTAAGCTTCGGGTCTTCCcaggacatttttttttttttatttctttcttttacattAAAATAACTATTTCTGCAGGAATGTCAGGGAGGGGTTGGCCCCTACTACTGTTTCTTTCGGACCTTTGAGGTTCGGAGGTTGagcctctctctccctctctctctctctctctctctctctctcatcttctctgcTTGTTTACTTACCCTTAATATATTGTCTCCTCTGTCTTGTATGCTCtgtcctcttctctctctctctctctgcgctGAGAAACAATTCTTGAACTCTCATTGACTACGCAACAGATTATAGAGTTCCTCCTGTTGTCTCCAAACCCAATCTCAGGATATGAGCTGATGAGCTACTTTCTCTCTTCGATCTCTTcatcccctctcccctctctctctgcTAACTTCAACTACATAATTAATCTTCTCAACTGGGCATCAGGGAAATTCGTTTTCTGGGTTGTGAGAGAGTAACTCAAAGGATGCATATGTGCTGTGATCTTGAAGTGGACGTCAATGGACAAGAGATTTTCATGGTGGATAAGGTAAATTCCCTTTACCCAGTTTTTCCATTCTGTTTCTTTAGCTTGGTGGGTGAAATTATattgggttttcttcttctgttcaaCATGATTGGGGGTAGTTCACAACTTCACATGTGCTTGTGATCTTGAGCTTCTTCTTTCTGTTTcgttttcatttaattttcataTTCTATCTTCTTCAAAATAGCTTTTGGGAGATTGGAATTTGTTTATAAGATTTTTCCCACCCTAACCCCCTTGAAGAATCTGGGTACTCGTTAAATCTCTTCAATTGCCATCTGCTTTATCTCATAATCCTTAACATTCCCTTTCTGAGTTGTTCAGTGCTGTCTCCGTATCATTACTAATTTTCCATTGTACCTTTCATTCAATTTGCACCTATTTTGAAGGGTTTGTGggcctttttattatttttctggtttggaTATGTCAATTTTCATTGTTAGCCATTTCTCCTTACCCATCATTTATTGCTGCTTTAATGGGGATTAAATTTTCATAccttatttcattttctttcatttctcttgGATAACTCTTGTCGTGTGGGGATTAAATGTTTCATAGCTTATTtcgttttctttctcttccctctGGTACCTGTCATTGTATTAATTACTtatttttaactcttttttGTCGGGATGATTGGCAGACACATTTCCTGATTCCTCATTTTTTCTGTTACAATTAATTTTCTAACCTCTTCACCCTCCGTTGGCCAGAATTTATCCCAGATTTCTCTTGTTCTATCTTATTATTCTTGTATATTAAATGCtaattttcattaatttgaTTGTTTGGTTTTCAGTTATCACTGATTGCGTTAAATTTCTAAATTGTGAACAGATTCTGAgctcttagttttttttttaagttttcaatTTGGAAGAAAtatatgttttcttttgttattttcctctttaatttcttgtgggtaaattttttttttccatctaatAGTAGTTTTACCTTGTGTGCATGTACAGAAaattctttcatcattttcagGTAAATTAAACAAATTATTTGGTAAATCTACCGCAACAAGCAATAACCTTAAAGTGATATTCCATGACTTGCCGGGAGGGGCTCTGGGTTTTGAACTCATGGCAAGGTTCTGCTACAACAATGGTCAAATTGAGATAACCCCCTTTAACATATCTCTTCTACATTGTGTGGCACATTTCATGGAAATGACCAAAGAGATCTCTGCGACTGACAATTTGATTGAACAAACTGAAGAATTCCTAGAAGGGATCACTCACTGGGCCTGGTCTGAGCTTTTGGTAGCTCTGAAACGGTGTCAGGAGTTTATGCCAGAAGCAATTTCTTCTGGGATACTTCAGAAATGCTTGGATTCCCTCATAACAAGGGTGGCTGCTTCTGCCACCGAAGCCAGTCCATCTATTTCTTCTTCAGACAGCTCTGGTTTCCGGTTTTCTTGTGATACGAGAAGCACTGAAAGTTTGAAGAACAGCTACTCTCGGGTAAATTGGTGGTTTGAAGATCTTGCGAGTTTGAACCACTGTTTGATTGAAAAGGCTTTTAGGGCTATGGTTGCCCAGAAATCCGATCATGTAATTCTCAGTAGGTTCCTCTTCTAttaccaaaaatcaagattttcCATTGCCAGATCCACTGAGAAGCACAAAATCATAGAGATTGTGGTTGAGCTGCTGTTTTTTCTAGACCTTAGCTCTGTTTCTTGCAAGAGCTTATTTGAGATTCTTCGGGTGGCTTTGAGATTGAATGTGAATAAATGTTGCCGAAACAGATTAGAGAATATGATTGGTTCACAATTGCATCAAGCTACACTTGACAGCCTGCTTATTCCATCCCCACCTGGGATGGATTATCTATATGATGTGAATTTGGTACTGAGATTCTTGAAATCATTTCTCAGTAAGGGAGACTGTTGTGCATCATCCACTCAATTGAGAAAAGTTGCAAGCTTGATGGATTTGTATATTGCAGAAGTAGCCCCTGATCCCTGTTTGAAACCTTCAAAATTCATTGCGTTAGTCACGGCACTGCCTGATTCTTCAAGAGACTCCTGTGATGGAATCTACCGAGCCATGGATATGTATCTAGAGGTATGGCATTTAATATCATGCCATTGttgtttgcttttatttttcatatatgaGGAAATATGAATCTTTAATTCAAAGATCAAGATTCATATTTTTGTGGAAACCATGAGATTTATTAGTCACTTCAACAAATTATCTAGTTcttgatttgtttgatttggaaatttgggCTGATTCAGGATATTTTCAGGTTCATACTAAATTATCTGAAGAGGAAAAGATGAAGATCTGTTGTGCACTGGATTATGAGAAGCTCTCATCAGAAGCTCTCAAACACCTGGCTAGAAACTCAAAATTCCCATCAAGAACAGTGGTCCAAGCTCTCAAGTTACAGTATAGTTACAGCAACAATCTCAAATCTTTTGGTGAGTTACCTTGTAGTTACAGTGAGAAGGGAATTAAGGGGAAGGAAGCTGAGAAAGATGAGGAACTTATGCTTTATACAAGGAAGCTCGATGTTTTAGTGGAGAATGAGAAATTCGAAACACATTTAAAAGGAATGGAATGGAGGGTGAAGGAGTTGGAGAAAGTCTGTAGGAAAATGCAGGTCCAGATGGAAAAAATGATGAAGTCAAGATTATCAAGCCCAAGTAGTGCCAGATCCTTACCTAAAATGTGttcatgattattttttttagtgcCAGATCCTTACCTAGGATGTGttcatgattatttttttttcttcttattaccAAATTATGGGGGCTGCTTTCATACATGGTCGTTGTGGGagtctcgtgcactgggttgctctttgtTTTCATACATGGTCGTGTATGAATGGTCAACACTTCAGCCATTCGATGATGCATGAGAATCAGGTATTCGTATCAAATGGCTGAAGTAGTGACCGTTCATGATACATGACCTTGTATGAAATCTTTCTTGTACAGTCTAAAAATAGGGTtctgttccattttttttttttttttaNNNNNNNNNNNNNNNNNNNNTTTTTTGGgttggtgggtgggtgggtggggttACTTTACAAAAGCAAAGATTATTGAGGGCAGCTTCTTTAACAGAAAATGAAATGTTGGCTGTACAGATGGAGAGAGCTTTGattgttattttgtttattttcatatacaGAATTCTGTGTATATGTGTAGTCCCTTTCCTATGTCACCCTCATAGCAAAGGTAGTGGAGCAAGTTGGCAACTGGTCTGTCTCTGCTACAGATGCATGGCCTAAAAGCAAATTCGTATGGAGCAAGTCAAAAGCTGGGAGAATGGTTCATTCATTAGAGTGCAGGTTGTGTTGAAACCATCGACCTTTCTCATTAAAAGCTCCTGCTGTTGATCCTCATTTGCTTTTGAGCAGTCCGTATTCCTGAGAATAAAAGGCATACCCAGTGTATTAGACTCCCGCCACTGCGAGGTCTGAGGAGGGTATCATGTTTGCGGAATTATGACTACTTCGTAGAGAGACTGTTTTTTATCTTGAACCCACACTTGATCACGATAGAGCAACCTTAATAGACTCTTGCAAATGCAACCATATAATCTTTCAATCATGAGGTGTTATGATTCTGTATCAGAACAGAGAATTGTCCAAAGGATCCAAATTTAAATAATTGACGGTGAGTAAGGTAGGGAAGAGCAGAGCACGGAGGATGTGGCTCCCATTCACAAGGCCATAAGAACAGCAGCAAATTGAACACCATTTAATGTGGTAGAAAGTATAAACCCAGATGCTTGAAACGTGGATTCTTCACGTACTGCTTTCATGCACTCCTGGGAACTTAATTTTGTGTTAATGGCTACCACATGGCATTGTTTGGAGAGCCACCAAAAAGTGAGTCACAGTATCCAATAAAGACAGAATAAGATACGAAATAGACAAACAagtaaaagagaaacaaaacgAAATCAGAGTCAGAGGATACTATTCTATTATATAACTAATAGTATATGTATATGATCACTACTTAGAATTAGAATCGTCTCCTTTGTGGGAACCAAGAACAAGAGAGCATTAATGGTGGGAGGagacaagaaaaggaagaagcttTCCCTTAAACGGTACTCTTTCCTAAGTGATAATTGTAATCAGAACATCCTCATTAGTATATTAGTCATTCTTGTTTCATTATCGAAATCTCATAAACAATTAATTAACACAAAAGGGTAAGCAGTGGATGTGGAAAGCTTCGAGGGAATCAATAACCTGCAGAGACTggatagagagggagagagatgcaGGTGAAGGGCATTTGGGTACTCGAGGCTCTTGGGCACCTTGAGATTCTGACTCTGGTTAGATGACGTTGTTCGTGGGGAGAGGATAGAGGGGAGTATTTCTTGGGTTTCTGCAACTTTCAACTACTTGATCCGTGCAAGGAAAGAAAACTCAGAAAAGGATTTTGGACTCGGTGAGATTGCAATTGTGTCAAGCAGAGGTTCACTAGAGTGAAGTGTGATCAAAGGAACTGAAACTCTCCTCGGCATTAATGCCGGTTTCGgaaatgtttttgtttttcccattttcatTGAGAGAGTTCTGTAGTTTGGAATTTCGTGCCAAAGGCATTatgacttttttattttattagtaaAAAACATTAAACACTCCATGTAAGTGTTCCAAAAGAGGTAAGAGATTGAGCTCAGAACCACATGTTTTCTCAGGCAAAGGCTCCTTGTCAACTCCACTAACCCTTGATAAATAGGAAAATGCTTACAATGATGACATACATGAGTGTGTAAGTCGCTTGCAGCCACTTCATCCGTGCAATGAGCATCAGGTGGCTGATAGCTCCTTGAAACACATGCTCAGATGCTCTTAGCTGTCCGATgttcactgcacctcaccaCTCGCTGCAAAGGATGCAGACTTCATACATGATCAATCCTCTTTGCGAGTAGATCCTTTTGGTGCCATAGTTATATAGGTAGATACTACCattatactatatatatatatatattttttttttttgctaacgtaAGTACAACTAATGTACACAAAAAGTCGTAAACAATTAGAAAAATTGTTCGAAAATATGATCCTACAAGATTTGTGGTAAATGTATGTAGCAATGTGACGATAATCTTTAGTTTACTTGTAATATGCAATCAGTTATAGTAAGGGCATATTTAGTGCATGAGACTCCCATCACCGCAGGGTCTAGGGAAGATCATAATATATGCAACCTTACCCTTGATTCAGAGGCTATTTCCTCACTTAAACCTATGTGACCAGTTGGTCACAATAGatcaaccttaccgttgcatcAAGGAGCAAACAGTTTTACGACGTAAGATAGTTGTATTGAAATCCTCTAATACTCAGCTTCCTTGGTAGTAGATTCTTGCCACTTGTGTTGATAAGATGTGCACTCTTGTTCCTACTAGTTAGAATCAGGAATCAAGCCATTTTCTTCATTGTTGATTTTGGAACTTGAAGAGTATGGCTATGGCTATCTCATAAGTTATCCATTGCCTTAATTCTTGTAAGTTTCATTGTATAGTTGAGCCTAGGGGTACACTTAAGCTTGAgatgaattttcaatatttttcagAGTTAAGGGAAATAACATTTagtttgtttttatattttttaaatcaactAGTCAATGGCTATTCAATTAGGCTGCTATAAGTGGACAGAAGTTAATTAAACTCATCCACTGATAGAATGAAAAgtgaagtgaaaataaacagaaaatatcAAGAATCCTTCCCATGGGGTAATTGAAGTTAAATTTGATGTGAAGTGCTATGGAAAATATGTGGAGCTCACAACATAGAGAAGGTTGCaggtaaaaaaatttaatgttaTTTTAGCAGAGTATgaaaaagttcttttttttttttttttttttaatgaaaaataaNNNNNNNNNNNNNNNNNNNNNNNNNNNNNNNNNNNNNNNNNNN is a genomic window of Macadamia integrifolia cultivar HAES 741 chromosome 13, SCU_Mint_v3, whole genome shotgun sequence containing:
- the LOC122059274 gene encoding BTB/POZ domain-containing protein At3g22104-like, with the protein product MHMCCDLEVDVNGQEIFMVDKKILSSFSGKLNKLFGKSTATSNNLKVIFHDLPGGALGFELMARFCYNNGQIEITPFNISLLHCVAHFMEMTKEISATDNLIEQTEEFLEGITHWAWSELLVALKRCQEFMPEAISSGILQKCLDSLITRVAASATEASPSISSSDSSGFRFSCDTRSTESLKNSYSRVNWWFEDLASLNHCLIEKAFRAMVAQKSDHVILSRFLFYYQKSRFSIARSTEKHKIIEIVVELLFFLDLSSVSCKSLFEILRVALRLNVNKCCRNRLENMIGSQLHQATLDSLLIPSPPGMDYLYDVNLVLRFLKSFLSKGDCCASSTQLRKVASLMDLYIAEVAPDPCLKPSKFIALVTALPDSSRDSCDGIYRAMDMYLEVHTKLSEEEKMKICCALDYEKLSSEALKHLARNSKFPSRTVVQALKLQYSYSNNLKSFGELPCSYSEKGIKGKEAEKDEELMLYTRKLDVLVENEKFETHLKGMEWRVKELEKVCRKMQVQMEKMMKSRLSSPSSARSLPKMCS